A region of the Pseudomonas anguilliseptica genome:
CATGGGTCAGCGCTACCACGGCGGTGTCGGCATGGCAGCCGCCGCGGCGAATCACCTCGGACGGTAGCTCGCGGCGGATCTCAACCCCCGGTAAATCGACGCCTTGCAGCACCTCCTCGCGCGGATCACACAGCACCACCTCGAAGCCCAGGCCCTGGGCGAACTGCGCGCAAACCTGCGCCACCGAGGAGTAGCCCGCCAGCAGCAAGCGCTGGGCAGCGCCAACGCGCACACGCAGCCGATTCGGCTGACGTTCAACCCGTGGCCCCTGTGTGTTGTCCGCCAGCAAGCAGCGCTCACCGCTGGGCAACGCCACCTCGCGGATCAGCCGGCGCTGGCCCGCCAAGGCACTTTCCAGCTCACGCAGATGCGCCTGCACCGCACAGTCGGCCGGCAGGTTTTCCACCAGCACGTCCAGCACGCCGCCGCAGGGCAGGCTGATCTGCGAGCGCGGGTCGCTGCCATCGCCATAACGCACCAGATGCACAGGTTCAGGAAAGGCGCCAGCAGCCAGACGCTCAAGAAACTCATCCTCGACGCAACCGCCGGACAACGAGCCGATCCAGTCGCCCTCGGCCGTGGCAGCCAGCAGCGAACCCGGCGCGCGCGGCGCCGAGCCGTAGGTGCTCAGCACCGTGCACAGCCATACGCTCTGCCCTGCGGCGGACCACTGCAGCGCCTGGCGGACGACCAGCAGATCAAGGTGCTGCATCAGGCTTCACCCGGCCTCAATGGCCTTTCTCGCTACGCAACTGGCCGACCTGCTGCGGGCTCAGCTCGGCCGCCTGGCCGCCCCAGGTCTGCCGCAGGTAATGCAGCAGGTCGCGCATCTGCCCGTCATCCAGTTTGTCGCTGAAGCCCGGCATCGGCTGCATGCGCTCGAAACCGGTGAACTGCTGCTCCTTGATGCCGTCATCGATCACCCGCAACAGGTTGCGCGCATCGTTCAGGCGCAGGGTGGTGTTGCCGTCCATGGCCACAGCCACATGTGGCACGCCCTCACCCGCCACGCCATGGCACCCGGCGCAGAGGTTGAGGTAATGCTGGCGACCCTGCTGCGCGCTGGCGTCGAGCTGTTTGAAGGCCACCGCGTTGACCTTGCGCGGCGCCGGCGGCTGATCGCCAAGCAGGTAGGTGGCCATGGCCTTGTGGTCGTCCAGCGGCAGGTACTGGGTGCTGTGGTGCAGCACCGGGTACATCTCGTTGAACATCGAACCCTGAGCGCTGATGCCGTGCTTGAGGAAGGTCGCCAGGTCATCGGTGCTCCAGCCGCGCTCGGCCAGGTCCTCGGCGAGCAGGCTGGGGGCCTCGTAACCGAGCAGCACGCCGCCCTGCAAACGCTGATCCTGTTGCAACGCACCAAGGGCATTGCGCGGCGTGTGGCACTCGCCGCAGTGGCCCAGGGCCTCGACCAGGTACTGGCCGCGTTGCCAGGTCTCGCTTTTGCCTTCAGACGGCAGCATTTGCACGCGGTTCTTGTAGAGCATGTTCCAGA
Encoded here:
- a CDS encoding cytochrome c; amino-acid sequence: MKNILIAAALLLPLAAQAADKQLIERGKYLARAADCVACHSVEGGAEYAGGLPLESPFGTIYGTNITPDKQYGIGEYSADDFYRAVAEGERRDGSKLYPAMPYTSYHLLKREDSDAIYAYLMSLEPIAKPSPQTSLSFPFNVRFGLGFWNMLYKNRVQMLPSEGKSETWQRGQYLVEALGHCGECHTPRNALGALQQDQRLQGGVLLGYEAPSLLAEDLAERGWSTDDLATFLKHGISAQGSMFNEMYPVLHHSTQYLPLDDHKAMATYLLGDQPPAPRKVNAVAFKQLDASAQQGRQHYLNLCAGCHGVAGEGVPHVAVAMDGNTTLRLNDARNLLRVIDDGIKEQQFTGFERMQPMPGFSDKLDDGQMRDLLHYLRQTWGGQAAELSPQQVGQLRSEKGH